A window of Candidatus Jettenia caeni contains these coding sequences:
- a CDS encoding mannose-1-phosphate guanylyltransferase/mannose-6-phosphate isomerase has translation MTSIPPGDIIIMTKSDYKFYVISELSALSVTHSILEPGSRNTAPAIALGIKYCIDKLGCDKDEVIFVSPSDHIIRPVEKFREYLKEAEEIAKDGFIVTFGIQPTKPETGYGYIKCNRQGLHDKQRYCNAEKFTEKPDRETAQCYLNEGNYYWNSGMFAFTIGTIMEEFKKYAPRIHKELDKGFDEILSTFIQMPDISIDYAIMEKSDKVITLPLDLYWNDIGSWDSLFDVLDKDESGNVKIGNVISINTRGTLILGNKRLISTIGLEDCLIIETDDAILVAKKGEAQKVKDIVNKLKENARSEGEEHVTTYRPWGSYTVLEEGLRYKIKRIVVNPNEKLSMQMHHHRSEHWVVIKGAAKVIVGGEETFMHENESIYIPKSMPHRLENPGKIQLEIIEVQNGEYVEEDDIVRMDDVYDRTKTD, from the coding sequence ATGACCAGTATTCCACCAGGCGATATTATTATCATGACAAAAAGCGATTATAAATTTTATGTTATATCTGAATTAAGTGCTTTATCTGTCACTCATTCAATACTTGAACCGGGAAGCAGGAATACAGCGCCTGCAATAGCTCTTGGAATTAAGTACTGTATAGATAAATTGGGGTGCGATAAAGATGAAGTAATTTTCGTATCACCCTCTGACCATATAATCAGACCGGTTGAGAAGTTCAGGGAATATCTGAAGGAAGCAGAGGAGATTGCAAAGGATGGTTTTATCGTTACCTTTGGAATTCAGCCTACAAAACCTGAAACCGGATACGGATACATCAAATGCAACAGACAGGGTCTTCATGATAAACAAAGATATTGTAACGCGGAGAAATTTACCGAGAAGCCCGATAGAGAAACGGCACAATGTTATCTTAACGAAGGCAATTATTACTGGAATTCCGGTATGTTTGCCTTTACCATAGGGACTATAATGGAAGAATTCAAAAAATATGCGCCCCGGATACATAAGGAACTTGATAAGGGCTTTGATGAAATATTATCAACCTTTATCCAAATGCCTGATATATCGATCGATTATGCGATAATGGAAAAGTCAGATAAGGTAATAACCCTGCCTCTCGACTTATACTGGAATGATATAGGCTCATGGGATTCATTATTTGATGTCCTGGATAAAGATGAGAGCGGAAATGTTAAAATAGGCAATGTTATATCTATTAATACAAGAGGCACACTTATTCTTGGCAATAAGAGATTGATATCAACTATAGGATTGGAAGATTGTTTAATTATTGAGACTGACGATGCCATACTCGTTGCAAAAAAAGGCGAAGCTCAGAAGGTAAAGGATATTGTAAATAAACTAAAAGAAAATGCAAGAAGTGAAGGAGAAGAACATGTTACAACTTACAGGCCGTGGGGAAGCTATACGGTTCTTGAAGAAGGGCTAAGGTATAAAATCAAACGGATAGTGGTAAATCCAAATGAAAAACTGAGCATGCAGATGCACCATCACAGGTCTGAACACTGGGTAGTTATCAAAGGCGCAGCAAAAGTAATTGTTGGTGGCGAAGAAACGTTCATGCATGAGAATGAGAGTATCTACATACCAAAATCGATGCCACATAGGCTTGAAAACCCCGGTAAAATACAACTCGAGATAATAGAAGTTCAAAATGGAGAATATGTCGAAGAAGATGATATTGTGAGAATGGATGATGTATATGACAGAACAAAAACTGATTAA
- a CDS encoding glycosyltransferase: MKTILYVHPSADMYGSDKALLSLVLGLNKKKFRPVVLLPFEGPLAQKLKLSGIKTYVVPLTIIGRLTFNPIGLLKLPFKLFCSMRAINKVLADITVDVVHSNTLAVLSGALWARWKRIPHVWHVHEMIVHPKLVRHFLPYLLKIFATKVICNSNATMKLLIESQPVLAVKSIVVWNGLERSEKVDKQSVAELRQQLGLVNNDVLVALVGRINRWKGQGLLVEAADLLWKKGLRNIHYLIVGSSPYKQECFVDNLFLQIAASQIQEQTTVMDFRNDIWVVWDTCDIAVVPSTEPEPFGLVALEAMAAKKPVIAANCGGLKEIVIDQETGVLFEPRNSYALADAIEDLINNKEKRHRLGNNGFNRLNEKFSLSNYIFSIESIYKLLMKII; this comes from the coding sequence ATGAAAACAATTCTATATGTTCATCCTTCTGCTGATATGTACGGTTCAGACAAAGCATTGCTTTCTCTTGTTTTGGGTTTGAATAAAAAAAAATTTCGTCCGGTCGTACTCTTGCCTTTTGAAGGACCGCTGGCTCAGAAATTAAAGCTGTCAGGCATAAAAACTTATGTAGTACCTTTAACAATAATAGGTCGGTTGACCTTTAATCCAATAGGGTTATTGAAATTACCTTTTAAGTTGTTCTGTTCCATGCGTGCCATAAATAAAGTCTTGGCTGATATTACCGTGGATGTTGTTCATTCAAATACCCTCGCAGTACTGTCAGGTGCATTGTGGGCAAGGTGGAAAAGGATTCCGCATGTTTGGCATGTTCACGAGATGATTGTTCATCCGAAGTTGGTGCGTCATTTTTTACCGTACCTGTTGAAAATATTTGCTACAAAGGTAATTTGCAATTCTAACGCTACAATGAAACTGTTGATAGAATCACAACCAGTTTTGGCTGTAAAGTCTATTGTTGTCTGGAATGGTTTAGAACGTTCAGAGAAAGTTGACAAGCAATCTGTAGCTGAATTACGTCAACAATTGGGTCTTGTTAATAACGATGTTTTAGTGGCATTGGTAGGGAGAATTAATCGTTGGAAGGGGCAGGGATTATTAGTCGAAGCTGCTGACTTATTGTGGAAGAAGGGATTGAGAAATATCCATTATCTTATTGTTGGGAGCTCACCTTACAAACAGGAATGCTTTGTGGACAACTTGTTTTTACAAATTGCGGCTTCACAGATCCAGGAGCAAACAACAGTGATGGATTTCAGGAATGATATTTGGGTTGTATGGGATACATGTGATATTGCGGTTGTACCTTCAACTGAGCCTGAACCATTCGGGTTGGTTGCTTTAGAAGCGATGGCTGCAAAAAAGCCAGTTATAGCAGCAAACTGCGGTGGATTAAAAGAGATTGTAATAGATCAGGAAACTGGTGTATTATTCGAGCCCAGAAATTCTTATGCACTTGCAGATGCTATAGAAGATTTGATTAATAATAAAGAAAAAAGACATCGGCTGGGAAATAATGGTTTTAACCGATTAAACGAGAAATTTTCTCTGAGTAATTATATTTTTTCTATTGAGTCGATATACAAGTTACTTATGAAAATAATTTAA
- a CDS encoding putative glycosyltransferase: MNYKRTSFFSSLLFFLLLWSSIVLAEQIIVPSPKQKNLVSRYIIVGSNSKLITPPYFRNRFESMVLELENYIQSLDSQESTIDIVVKVLPNRMIKALRQYEGYTIVISSDKILITGKDYLGALYGLTFFEALVRENNGKIKKGKIANWPDMRIRALHLGIVKRLGLEGMKELIKLARFGHYNTLIIMIRNNVAFNTMEQLASEGTWSKEEFLNIVRFAKENGLDIIPDMSLLTHQEKLLKEFYPQLMYNKATYDPQNEATYTTILPMIDEVIDLINPKAFHIGHDEVAGYSKKTREKLIQEGKEMLPPELFLKDVERIHTYLKERGIRTWMWGDMLIAPDEFPTMLANCLHGAQLNYASLRNKIPKEIVICDWHYFDEQPNFPSALSFIEAGHKVLGATWKSEVTIENFSHYIANIPIHAEGMIATTWFAALGGNINALKKIIQTSANAFWNAKYQRQFNKRTGYQTYSIGNPADHITPIQ, from the coding sequence ATGAATTATAAAAGAACAAGTTTTTTTTCCTCTTTACTATTCTTCTTACTATTGTGGAGTAGTATTGTGTTAGCTGAGCAAATCATTGTTCCATCTCCAAAACAAAAGAATCTTGTGAGCAGATATATTATAGTAGGTTCAAATAGTAAATTAATTACTCCTCCTTACTTTAGAAATCGTTTTGAATCCATGGTACTTGAGTTAGAAAATTACATACAAAGTTTAGATTCACAAGAAAGTACCATAGATATAGTAGTTAAAGTATTACCAAACCGAATGATAAAGGCGTTAAGACAGTATGAGGGTTACACGATAGTGATATCTTCTGATAAGATATTAATCACAGGAAAGGACTATTTAGGTGCATTGTATGGCTTAACTTTTTTTGAAGCACTGGTAAGGGAAAATAATGGGAAAATTAAAAAAGGGAAGATTGCTAATTGGCCTGATATGAGAATCCGTGCTCTTCATTTAGGGATTGTAAAAAGGTTAGGACTAGAAGGTATGAAAGAACTGATAAAATTAGCACGCTTTGGCCATTATAATACTTTGATAATTATGATAAGAAACAATGTTGCCTTCAATACAATGGAGCAGTTAGCAAGTGAGGGTACATGGTCAAAGGAAGAGTTTTTAAATATAGTAAGATTTGCCAAAGAAAACGGACTTGATATCATACCAGATATGAGTTTACTGACACATCAGGAAAAATTACTTAAAGAATTTTACCCTCAACTTATGTATAATAAAGCTACTTATGATCCTCAAAATGAGGCTACTTATACTACCATCTTGCCTATGATTGATGAAGTTATAGATCTAATTAACCCAAAAGCATTCCATATAGGACATGATGAGGTGGCAGGCTATAGTAAAAAAACGAGGGAAAAATTGATTCAAGAGGGAAAAGAAATGCTGCCTCCAGAACTTTTTTTGAAGGATGTAGAACGTATACATACGTATCTAAAAGAGCGTGGCATTAGGACATGGATGTGGGGGGATATGCTTATTGCTCCTGATGAATTTCCAACAATGTTAGCCAATTGTTTACACGGCGCTCAACTAAATTATGCTTCTTTAAGAAATAAAATTCCTAAGGAGATCGTTATTTGTGATTGGCATTATTTTGATGAACAACCGAATTTCCCTTCGGCTTTATCGTTTATAGAAGCTGGTCACAAAGTACTTGGCGCTACTTGGAAGAGTGAAGTGACAATAGAAAATTTTAGTCATTATATTGCAAACATACCTATACATGCAGAAGGAATGATTGCCACTACATGGTTCGCTGCGTTAGGGGGAAATATTAATGCTTTAAAAAAAATAATACAAACATCAGCCAATGCCTTTTGGAATGCAAAGTATCAACGGCAATTCAATAAACGTACGGGATACCAAACTTACAGCATAGGCAACCCTGCTGATCATATCACTCCAATTCAATAG
- a CDS encoding glycosyltransferase — MKLSILIINYNKKDYLSECLESINRHVCIQHEVIVVDNASSDDSCEFVRENFPDVNLIASKRNLGFSGGNNLGAAHAKGEILLLLNNDTRLISSLSPAINKFDTHKQLGVLGCRMYYGDGSFQPSFGFEHDPLRQVLSWLGLGSYLLLPNIFKRVDVDERRYSFYQYDVAWVSGAFMMTRRDLWEKLGGLDERYFMYVEDVDYCKRVRETGYRVCYTPYVKIIHYQGAGSAWIGENALLNTKRSYLLYTKKFYGKYSVVFLRTGLCIVMFLRAIAFYFLSLFSKSIVAKEKAKAFMKVSFQLLINK; from the coding sequence ATGAAACTCTCTATTTTGATTATTAATTATAATAAAAAAGATTATCTTTCTGAATGCCTGGAATCTATTAATCGGCATGTCTGTATTCAGCATGAGGTGATTGTTGTTGATAATGCATCTTCAGACGATAGCTGTGAATTTGTACGTGAAAATTTCCCAGATGTAAATTTAATTGCTAGCAAGAGGAACCTGGGATTTTCTGGTGGGAATAATCTGGGTGCTGCACATGCCAAAGGTGAAATTCTTCTTCTTTTAAATAATGATACTCGTTTAATATCATCATTGTCCCCGGCAATAAATAAATTTGATACACATAAACAACTAGGGGTATTAGGATGCAGAATGTATTATGGCGATGGTAGCTTTCAACCTTCTTTTGGCTTTGAACATGATCCTTTAAGACAAGTCTTATCATGGTTGGGGCTTGGTAGCTATTTACTCCTACCGAATATTTTTAAACGTGTAGATGTTGATGAAAGGCGTTACTCGTTTTATCAATATGATGTGGCATGGGTATCTGGTGCCTTTATGATGACACGCAGAGATTTATGGGAAAAGTTGGGTGGATTGGATGAGAGATATTTTATGTATGTTGAAGATGTGGATTATTGTAAAAGAGTTAGAGAGACAGGATATCGGGTATGCTATACTCCGTATGTAAAAATAATTCATTATCAAGGGGCTGGTAGTGCCTGGATTGGTGAAAATGCATTACTGAATACGAAAAGATCTTATCTCTTATATACAAAAAAATTTTATGGTAAATATTCAGTTGTTTTCTTACGAACAGGTTTATGTATTGTTATGTTTCTACGAGCTATTGCATTTTATTTCTTATCGTTATTCTCCAAATCAATTGTAGCAAAAGAGAAGGCGAAAGCTTTTATGAAGGTATCTTTTCAACTTTTGATAAATAAATAA
- a CDS encoding putative glycoside hydrolase, translated as MYFIYNLISIIIATWLFGVQDALSTEIPKNWPWRGVTLDISNSVPEDIIILKKRLDINSVRITLNVRQMAQRQNLSSNVVWSKGIEYADKMLDACRREGVAGIISIHQFPINPNLLLNQESPGFWNNPEYLTEVISLVGNIVKHFEKRGTELGAYEVLSEPLLRDGNKIIVPPAWPKLLQDIIKEVRKYDFKRWIIVTPGPGGLAKGYKEFKPLDDKKIIYGAHMYTPHNYTHQGIKDRKRGLVYPGFVLNKYWDKKTLEKSLSDLRSFQEKYNVFVWIGEFSVIRWAPGGEQYLLDLVSIFNRYGWGWAYHSYKGYHGWNPDYDSVFSIDKPKDWQSHYVGEKSVRWETLKKMFSHQ; from the coding sequence GTGTATTTTATTTACAATCTAATAAGTATAATAATTGCAACATGGTTGTTTGGTGTGCAAGATGCGCTATCAACTGAAATTCCGAAAAATTGGCCTTGGAGAGGAGTTACTTTAGATATCTCAAATTCTGTACCAGAGGATATTATAATTCTCAAGAAACGCCTTGATATTAATTCAGTGCGAATAACATTAAATGTACGGCAGATGGCTCAGCGACAAAACTTAAGTTCCAATGTTGTATGGTCAAAAGGTATTGAATATGCTGATAAAATGTTGGATGCGTGTCGTAGAGAAGGTGTTGCTGGAATCATTAGTATCCATCAATTCCCTATAAACCCTAATTTATTATTAAATCAGGAATCCCCTGGTTTTTGGAATAATCCTGAGTATCTTACTGAAGTAATTAGCTTAGTTGGAAATATTGTAAAGCATTTTGAGAAGAGAGGAACTGAATTAGGTGCATATGAGGTGTTAAGTGAACCTCTTTTGCGTGACGGAAATAAAATTATTGTTCCTCCTGCATGGCCTAAACTTTTACAAGATATCATTAAAGAGGTTAGGAAATATGACTTTAAACGATGGATAATTGTAACTCCAGGTCCCGGCGGATTGGCAAAGGGATATAAGGAGTTCAAACCATTAGATGATAAGAAAATAATTTATGGCGCGCATATGTATACACCGCATAATTACACCCATCAGGGAATAAAAGATAGGAAAAGAGGATTAGTTTATCCTGGATTTGTATTAAATAAATACTGGGATAAAAAGACGTTGGAGAAAAGCCTTTCAGATTTACGTTCTTTCCAAGAAAAATATAATGTCTTTGTCTGGATAGGTGAATTTAGTGTTATTAGGTGGGCGCCTGGAGGAGAACAGTATCTCCTTGACTTAGTAAGTATATTTAATCGCTATGGATGGGGATGGGCGTATCATAGCTACAAAGGATATCATGGTTGGAATCCAGATTATGATTCTGTTTTTTCAATTGATAAACCCAAAGACTGGCAAAGCCATTATGTAGGAGAAAAATCTGTTCGCTGGGAGACATTAAAAAAAATGTTTTCGCATCAATGA
- a CDS encoding putative glycosyltransferase, with protein MDLPHKRKIHMSPKPLVGGLGIFIAFFICSLLFISLSNLRGFYVGLIVLVITGFIDDFKGLNHRWKFAAQTFSAILMMYFSKTVLVSCGNLFSLGPIHLGILAIPITIFCVVGVINAMNMIDGIDGLAGGISFITLISFAILSYINHQKELMLLSIALSGAVVGFLKYNWHPSKLFMGDIGSGSLGFTTAFLAIAITQKHHTHVSPMVPILILAVPIVDTLTVMIKRKLKNKSPFHAGKDHIHHILLRMGFQKRTTVKIILFASSLFAILGILCAIMRVPDHYLFFIFFTYFILYFSSSFFVKELYIYKMKFTKRIGLAHGSK; from the coding sequence ATGGATTTACCTCATAAGAGAAAAATCCACATGAGTCCTAAGCCTCTTGTCGGCGGGCTTGGAATCTTCATAGCCTTTTTTATTTGTTCCCTCTTATTTATCTCTCTTTCAAACCTGAGAGGATTTTATGTAGGCCTTATAGTCCTTGTTATTACCGGATTTATCGATGATTTCAAAGGATTGAATCATCGATGGAAGTTTGCAGCACAAACATTTTCAGCAATTCTTATGATGTATTTTAGTAAAACGGTTCTTGTTTCTTGCGGGAACCTCTTTTCTCTCGGACCAATCCATCTCGGCATTCTCGCAATTCCTATTACCATATTTTGTGTAGTCGGTGTTATAAACGCAATGAACATGATCGATGGTATCGATGGCCTTGCAGGTGGCATTTCCTTTATAACCCTTATATCATTTGCCATTCTCTCTTACATAAACCACCAGAAAGAGTTGATGTTGCTAAGTATAGCCTTGAGTGGCGCTGTTGTTGGTTTCCTGAAATACAATTGGCATCCTTCTAAACTGTTTATGGGAGATATAGGAAGCGGTTCTCTTGGTTTTACTACCGCTTTTCTCGCAATAGCCATAACACAGAAGCACCACACCCATGTTTCACCTATGGTTCCCATACTTATATTGGCCGTACCGATCGTTGATACCTTAACGGTTATGATTAAACGAAAGTTAAAAAACAAAAGTCCATTTCATGCAGGCAAAGACCATATCCATCATATCTTGTTAAGGATGGGTTTTCAGAAAAGGACAACCGTTAAGATAATCCTTTTCGCATCATCTCTCTTTGCTATCCTGGGGATTTTGTGTGCAATCATGAGAGTCCCAGATCATTATTTATTTTTCATATTCTTCACCTACTTCATCCTCTATTTCTCATCTTCGTTCTTTGTAAAAGAACTTTATATATACAAAATGAAATTCACAAAGAGAATTGGCTTAGCTCATGGCTCAAAATAA